A genome region from bacterium SCSIO 12844 includes the following:
- a CDS encoding type II toxin-antitoxin system YafQ family toxin, whose protein sequence is MLDVIRKKQFIKSLKKYRSNKPVLIELEKVVRLLVNELPIPKKYKDHELKGNFKGIRELHLKPDDLLLYVKIEGESIILIDIGNYSNLLNM, encoded by the coding sequence ATGCTTGATGTTATAAGAAAAAAGCAATTTATTAAATCGCTTAAAAAATATCGTTCAAATAAACCTGTATTAATAGAATTAGAAAAGGTTGTTAGATTATTAGTTAATGAATTACCTATCCCAAAAAAGTATAAAGATCATGAATTAAAAGGTAATTTTAAAGGAATAAGAGAATTACATTTAAAACCAGATGATTTATTGCTTTATGTTAAAATAGAAGGTGAGAGTATTATATTAATTGATATAGGTAATTATTCTAATCTTCTAAATATGTAA